The genomic window TGCCCGGCGGGATCGCGCGAACCTCAATGAACCGCGCATCGTCTTCTACCAGGGAGACGCGCCGCGCTGGCGCACCGAATCGCGCAAAGGGGTGGCCCACAACAACGGTCAGCAAGTGGTTCTCCGCGGTGACGTCAATATCTGGGAGCTGCCCGAAGCCGGCGGTATCCACCTGCAGACGCCGGCGATTACCATCAAGCCGCGACAGGAATACGCCGAGACGGACAAAATTGTTAAGATTGCGGCCGGCGCCAACCGCACCGAGGGCCGCGGCCTGCGCGCCTTCCTGAAAGAAGACCGGGTGGAAATCCTCTCCGAGGTACAGAGCATCTATGAAACTCAATAACCAGTTGCGGTCTCTTGCCGCCATCGCCTTCCTGTTTTTGAGCGCCCAGGCCCTCGCACTTCCGGAAGACCGCAACCAGCCAATCAAGGTCAAGTCCGACCATTTCGATGGCAACCGCGGTAAGAACCTGTTCGTCTATAGCGGCAATGTACAGATTTCCCAGGGCACGCTGCAGATCCGCGCTGAGCGGGTCGAGGTGCACGGCACCGCGGAAGGCGAAATTCAGAAAGTGATCGCTATTGGCAAGCCGGCCCACTTCCAGCAGCAGGTACAAGAGAGCCAGAATCCGGTTAAAGCCAAGGCCCGACGCATCGAGTTTCGCGTCAATGCGGACGAGCTCCAGCTGTCGGGAGACGCCCATGTCGATCGTGACGGCAACACCCTGTCGGCAGAAAAGATTGATTACGACCTGAACAGCGAACAGATCCAGGCCAAAGGACAATCCGGCAATGGTCGGGTGGAGATGATCTGGAAACCGGAGAAAAAGACCCCGGAACAGAGCACTCCCGAAGAAGGCCAGGAATCCCCCTGATTTGAGGCCACTGCCGGCACAATGGGTACCCATGGGCACTGCCCACAACGACTGCGGAATGAACTATGCCAAGGCTGAGAGCACTACACCTCGCCAAACAATACAAGAAAAGAAAGGTGGTCCAGGACGTCTCCGTGGAGGTTAGCAGCGGCCAGGTAGTTGGACTGCTCGGACCCAACGGCGCAGGCAAGACCACCTGTTTCTATATGATTGCCGGACTCGTGCAGGCCGATGCCGGACAGGTACTCATCGACGAACAGGACATTACCCGCCTTTCCATGCACGGACGGGCCCGCAAGGGCATCGGCTACCTACCCCAGGAGGCCTCTGTGTTTCGCCGCCTGTCTGTGCGCGACAACATCCTGGCAATCCTGCAGACCCGCAAGAACCTCTCCCGTGCGCAAAGGGAGGACGCGGTCCAGGAGCTGCTACAGGAGTTCAACATCACCCACATTGAGAGCAGCCTCGGAATGGCGCTCTCCGGCGGCGAGCGCCGCCGGGTGGAGATCGCCCGGGCACTCGCCACTGACCCGGATTTCGTATTGCTGGACGAACCCTTCGCCGGCGTCGACCCCATCTCGGTCAACGATATCAAGCAGATCATCCGCCACCTGCGGGACCGCGGGATCGGTGTACTGATCACCGACCACAATGTGCGCGAAACCCTGGATATCTGCGAGAAAGCCTACATCGTCAGCGAGGGGCATATCATCGCTGCCGGCACTCCCGCCGAGGTCCTGGCCAATCAGCAGGTCCGGGAAGTCTATTTGGGACACGAGTTCACTATCTGAGCCGCCTCTGCGCCCTCATCACCCGCAACGGCAAGAGGGCGCAACAGCAATCCTATCCCCGCCACCAGACCGGAAAAGTGTCCGCGTAGTAGGCACAGTTATTGCTTGTAATCCACTCAGGCGAGGGGTAGTCTGCTGCATCGTTCAAGTCGATTCATCCGCCGAACGCGTGTAAACCCCACCGTATGAAGCAGTCCCTGCAGTTAAAACTCGGCACCCAGCTGACCATGACACCCCAGCTCCAGCAGGCGATCAGACTGCTGCAGCTGTCGACGCTGGATCTGCAGCAGGAGGTTCAGTCCGCCCTGGACAGCAACCCCATGCTCGAGATAGACGCCGAGGATTTTGACGACAGGGGAGCCGACTCCAGCCCCGATGCAACTGCGAACCAGAGTGACACAGGCGAAGCCTCCGCTTCCGCAACAGAAACAGAAGCGGACTGGAGTGCGGATATCCCCACCGACTTGCCGGTAGACACCCAGTGGGATGATATCTATGGCTCCGGTAGCTACAGCGGGAGCCATGAGGGTGATGACAACGGCCTCGAGCAGCGTAATGCCGCCGGCATTGGCCTTGCCGACCACCTGCTATGGCAGTTGAATCTCACCGGACTATCCGCTGATGACAAGCTGATCGCGGAAAACCTGATCGACGACCTCTCCCCCGCCGGCTTTTTGCAGACTCCGATCGCCGAACTGGCCACGGCACTGAATGCCGGTGAGGACGAGGTACTCGCGGTACTCAAGAGCATCCAGCAATTTGAACCCGCCGGCTGCGGAGCCCGCGACTTGCGGGAGTGCCTGATGCTGCAATTGCGACAACTACCCGTCAATACGCCCTGGCTGGCCGAGGCGACCCTGCTGGTCGACAAGCATCTGGACCTGCTCGGCAAACGGGACTTCCGCCAGCTCAGCCGGCGCACCCGACTCACAGAGGCCCAGCTGGGTGATGCGATCCGCCTTATCCAGACACTGACTCCTCACCCCGGCGAGACGCTTGCCGCCGAGGAGACTCACTATGTGGTGCCAGACATTATGGTCAGCCGACGCGAGCAGCGCTGGCTGGTCGAGCTGAACCCCGAAACCACGCCGCGCCTTCGTATCAATGACAGCTATGCGGCACTGATCAAGCGCGCCGACAATTCCAGCGACAACAATTACCTGAAGGACAACCTCCAGGAAGCGCGCTGGTTTCTCAAGAGCCTGCAGAGCCGCAATGAAACACTGCTCAAAGTGGCCTCCAGCATTGTGGAAAAGCAGCAGGGCTTTTTCGAACAGGGCCCTGAGGCCATGAAACCGATGGTACTGGCGGATATCGCCGAGAGCATCGGCATGCACGAGTCCACTATCTCCCGCGTGACCACCCAGAAGTACATGCTGACCCCAAGGGGCGTCTTTGAGCTCAAGTATTTCTTCTCCAGCCACGTCAGCACCGACTCCGGCGAGGATGCCTCCTCCACAGCCATCCGCGCCCTGATCCGCAAGCTCATCGACGCGGAGCCGCCGCGCAAGCCGCTTTCGGACAACAAAATCACCCAGGAGCTGGACAATCAGGGCATCAAGGTGGCCCGGCGCACGGTCGCAAAATACCGGGAATCCATGGGCATCCCCTCCTCCAGCGAGCGCAAGCGGCTGGTCTGATCCCTACTCTCCCCCTCCTTTTTCTGACCGCATTTCTGCGCCCGGTCAGAACCGTCTGGCGCGCCTTCAGACGGGTGTGACAACCGAAAGCGGAAGTTTGAGTGTATCCTTCCAATCTGGCGAACTTCCTAGTAGGGTTGCCGCCCTGAAGAGGGGGTACCGCCGGAAAGCGATCCACCTTTTGAGGAGATTTCCATGCAGATCAACATCAGTGGCCGACACCTGGATGTAAGCCCAGCCCTTCGCGATTACTGTCTCGAAAAACTGGATAAACTTGCCAACCACAATGATTTGATCACCAACGCGCAGGTGACCCTGTCCATCGAGCGGGAGATCCA from Microbulbifer aggregans includes these protein-coding regions:
- the lptC gene encoding LPS export ABC transporter periplasmic protein LptC, whose protein sequence is MRTWLPLAIVVALISVGLWFSESPPEQLLGKRPTPKEYNRAADLIIRGAKTRHFNTDGKLAYRVDADSITYFQFARRDRANLNEPRIVFYQGDAPRWRTESRKGVAHNNGQQVVLRGDVNIWELPEAGGIHLQTPAITIKPRQEYAETDKIVKIAAGANRTEGRGLRAFLKEDRVEILSEVQSIYETQ
- the lptA gene encoding lipopolysaccharide transport periplasmic protein LptA, with amino-acid sequence MKLNNQLRSLAAIAFLFLSAQALALPEDRNQPIKVKSDHFDGNRGKNLFVYSGNVQISQGTLQIRAERVEVHGTAEGEIQKVIAIGKPAHFQQQVQESQNPVKAKARRIEFRVNADELQLSGDAHVDRDGNTLSAEKIDYDLNSEQIQAKGQSGNGRVEMIWKPEKKTPEQSTPEEGQESP
- the lptB gene encoding LPS export ABC transporter ATP-binding protein translates to MPRLRALHLAKQYKKRKVVQDVSVEVSSGQVVGLLGPNGAGKTTCFYMIAGLVQADAGQVLIDEQDITRLSMHGRARKGIGYLPQEASVFRRLSVRDNILAILQTRKNLSRAQREDAVQELLQEFNITHIESSLGMALSGGERRRVEIARALATDPDFVLLDEPFAGVDPISVNDIKQIIRHLRDRGIGVLITDHNVRETLDICEKAYIVSEGHIIAAGTPAEVLANQQVREVYLGHEFTI
- a CDS encoding RNA polymerase factor sigma-54, coding for MKQSLQLKLGTQLTMTPQLQQAIRLLQLSTLDLQQEVQSALDSNPMLEIDAEDFDDRGADSSPDATANQSDTGEASASATETEADWSADIPTDLPVDTQWDDIYGSGSYSGSHEGDDNGLEQRNAAGIGLADHLLWQLNLTGLSADDKLIAENLIDDLSPAGFLQTPIAELATALNAGEDEVLAVLKSIQQFEPAGCGARDLRECLMLQLRQLPVNTPWLAEATLLVDKHLDLLGKRDFRQLSRRTRLTEAQLGDAIRLIQTLTPHPGETLAAEETHYVVPDIMVSRREQRWLVELNPETTPRLRINDSYAALIKRADNSSDNNYLKDNLQEARWFLKSLQSRNETLLKVASSIVEKQQGFFEQGPEAMKPMVLADIAESIGMHESTISRVTTQKYMLTPRGVFELKYFFSSHVSTDSGEDASSTAIRALIRKLIDAEPPRKPLSDNKITQELDNQGIKVARRTVAKYRESMGIPSSSERKRLV